A window of Halobellus ruber genomic DNA:
CGCTCTCGGCGTGGTTGTCCTGCTGTGGCTGCCGCTGGCTGCGAGTCGCGAAGGGGACTGAATCCGACCGGAAACTCCGACGCTTCAGTCGTCAGCGCGGGCGGTCTCGGCGTTGCCCTTGTCCTTCCGTCCGCCTTTGTTTCCGCCCTCGGAACTCGCATCGACCTCGGCGGTCCCTCTGACCGGCCGGCCGGTGTCGTTCCGTTTGGCCAACAGCCGAACGCGAACGTCGCCGTCGGGACCGCCGGGCGCCGTGTCGATCCCGGTCCCGCCGGCGGGGAACACGAAGGTCGTCCGGTTGCCGCGCTGGGTGACCTGCCGCGGTTCGGCGCCGCGCGCCCGGTTCACGTCGTAGAACCAGCCGAACTGGACGGTCCCGTCCTCGAGATCACCGGCAGTAACGCCGTCGACGGTCACCTTGTAGTTCTCACCGGCTCGCTTGACGGTGATGTCGACCTCCTCGCCCTGCGGATGCGGCAGCGCGCGCTGTGTCAGCGGCGGCACGAGGTAGTTGCCGCGGCGCTGTGTTTCGAGGTAGCTCGCAATGCCGCTGTCCTCGTCGACGTCGACCAGGGTGCCGTCGTCGTTGAGTATCGCTCCGGTGTTGTCGTGTTCGATCCGCCCGTCGCCGACGAGGCCGAACGCCGCCGAGTCGAAGGGGACGCCGTTCATCGCCTGCCGCATATACGCCATATACGGGTTGAACCGCATCAGCGCGATGAAATGATTGCCCGGGGTGCGGTCCTCACCGGGCGCGAGGGGTGCGGTTCCGACGAAGTCACGGCGGAGCAACACGCCCTCGGTCTCCTGGGCGTCGTCGTGACCTGGCAGGTCGTCGGGGCGCTCCTCCGCGGGGAGGAGTTCCTCGCGGTCGCCGCCCGAGAGTCGCTTCTGCCCCTCCTCGGTGATCCGGGTCTCCATATCGAACCGCGCACGGGCGACCTTCTGTGCGTGCCCGGCAACCCCGTCCTCCCAGTCCGGCTGTGTCTCGCGAGCCTTGTCTCCCCCAGTCGGGTCGTCGGGGGCCTGTGTCACGTCCCGCATCGGCGTGTCGCCGGGGGCATTGGAGTTCCCGAGGTTCTCGCCGACCGCGCCGGTGTTGTCGTCGTCGTGGTCCGGCGAGAACATCCGGTCACGCCGGCCCTCTAAGTCGTGGTCGTCGTAGAACCCATCGAGGTCGATGTTGAGCTTCGAGA
This region includes:
- a CDS encoding DUF7405 family protein — protein: MTCPFHDSGSTDTGEHNDTTDERATEEPEPGGGSRSTPDRDRGVERRSFLKSALAIGGASALSSALGVAGVPSVAAAEGDHEAIGVAARDNRQHAWDGYEKYFPEREQTLPPEHHLVLHVDYTGDGEPTPEDRAEAAGAFREIERSFEWSHEGVLFTVGYSASYFDRFGEPLPKGIDPKGGFAKPALLTPEQLIESPGVTLENERPVAGDTYDAVIHLASDDIRKLLLVEQLLWDGYDPAEVWDEDPAEATIGFDHTLDGIFTKPESYPARRVGFAGHENVEERLAEDTDFDADRVPNENELEDEVGNEHPAAELSMGFNDQYKNSLPRETNVTLLEDQRLVEPKSPGVFAQGTIQHVSKLNIDLDGFYDDHDLEGRRDRMFSPDHDDDNTGAVGENLGNSNAPGDTPMRDVTQAPDDPTGGDKARETQPDWEDGVAGHAQKVARARFDMETRITEEGQKRLSGGDREELLPAEERPDDLPGHDDAQETEGVLLRRDFVGTAPLAPGEDRTPGNHFIALMRFNPYMAYMRQAMNGVPFDSAAFGLVGDGRIEHDNTGAILNDDGTLVDVDEDSGIASYLETQRRGNYLVPPLTQRALPHPQGEEVDITVKRAGENYKVTVDGVTAGDLEDGTVQFGWFYDVNRARGAEPRQVTQRGNRTTFVFPAGGTGIDTAPGGPDGDVRVRLLAKRNDTGRPVRGTAEVDASSEGGNKGGRKDKGNAETARADD